A DNA window from Aythya fuligula isolate bAytFul2 chromosome 4, bAytFul2.pri, whole genome shotgun sequence contains the following coding sequences:
- the SHISA3 gene encoding protein shisa-3 homolog, producing the protein MPEKENNDAEPDGLNTTRLPAVLQCQPGGGEYCHGWVDGQGGYHEGFQCPEGFDTAAATICCGSCALRYCCAAAEARLEQGGCTNDRQTPDPGVTAQPIYVPFLIVGSIFIAFIIVGSLVAVYCCTCLRPKQPSQPIRFSLRSYQTETLPMILASTSFRTPSRQSSTATSSSSASGSVRRFSFARAEPGCLVASPPPPYTSGCFQPAHAAHLNQPPGFLVSPPYFGYPLQPEPALAGKSCSDFGQS; encoded by the exons ATGCCAGAGAAAGAGAATAATGATGCTGAACCTGATGGTCTGAACACAACCCgtctgccagcagtgctgcagtgccag cccGGCGGCGGGGAGTACTGCCACGGCTGGGTGGACGGGCAGGGCGGCTACCACGAGGGTTTCCAGTGCCCCGAGGGCTTCGACACGGCGGCCGCCACCATCTGCTGCGGCTCCTGCGCGCTGCGCTACTGCTGCGCCGCCGCCGAGGCGCGCCTGGAGCAGGGCGGCTGCACCAACGACCGGCAGACCCCGGACCCGGGAGTCACCGCCC agCCCATCTACGTGCCGTTCCTCATAGTCGGATCAATATTTATCGCCTTCATTATCGTGGGCTCTCTGGTGGCGGTTTATTGCTGCACCTGTTTAAGACCTAAGCAGCCTTCACAGCCAATACGCTTCTCTCTCCGGAGCTACCAGACCGAGACTCTTCCCATGATCCTGGCCTCAACCAGCTTCAGGACGCCGTCGAGGCAGTCGAGCACGGCCACCAGTTCCAGTTCGGCCAGCGGGTCGGTTCGCAGGTTCTCCTTCGCCCGGGCAGAGCCGGGCTGCCTCGTGGCATCGCCACCACCGCCTTACACATCAGGCTGCTTCCAGCCAGCCCACGCCGCCCACCTGAACCAGCCGCCGGGATTTCTGGTGTCACCGCCATACTTTGGGTACCCGCTGCAGCCGGAGCCTGCCCTAGCTGGGAAGAGCTGCTCTGATTTCGGCCAGAGCTGA